AAGGCCGCCAGTCCCAGGAAATCGCCCAAACTTTGGGGCAAAAAGGCTATGAGGAAGTCATCCACCGGGATAATTTGGTGATTTTTCCGGAGGTGTAAATGATACTGTTTCTTGTTTTTAGGTTTCAGTTTTCGTTTAAAAACAGTAGGATAGAGGGGACGTTTCACCCCCTTTATTCCAATCTGCCCGTAATGGGGTAACTTTATGCCCAGCCGTGCCGGTGATTGGTTCAATCAAGCGTTAAGGGATCTTGAACAGGCCCAGGACTCCCGAGCAGCCGGGCGCCATGAATGGGCCTGTTTTGCCGCGCAGCAAGCCGCGGAAAAGGCGGTGAAAGCCTTGCATTTGCATTTCGGGCAAGAAGCTTGGGGACACGTCATTGCCCGGCTGCTGCAAGAATTGCCTGCGGCGGTGACCCCGCCGGGTGACCTCATTGAGAAGTCCCGGGTTTTGGACAACTTTTATATTCCGGCCCGCTATCCCAACAGCCATCCCCAGGGGGCGCCCTTTGAACATTACGGCTCCCTGCAAAGCGAGACCGCCGTCACTTATGCCCGTGAGATCATTGAATTCAGCCGTGCTCAAATGGCCTGACGCCCGGGCGGTTATAGGGGCCTTGCATCAATGGGCAGAGAAAATTACCCGATGCCGGCCAGAAGTGTCGCAAATCGGCTTCTTCGGCTCGTACGCCCGGGGCGATTGGGGAGTGGGCAGCGATTTGGACCTGATCATCATCGTAGCCGGAATCAGTCAGCCGTTTGAAATGCGGCCGAGCGCCTTTGATACCCTGGAACTTCCTGTCCCCACGGATATTTTGGTTTATACTCGGGAAGAATGGAATACTTTAAAACAAAAGCGGAACTTTTTCCAAAAATTGGACCGGGAGACGGTCTGGATTTATCCCTCGAATAACCCATCTTAAGAGGCCACGATTGAACTTCGACGACGCCGTAGTTTTGGAAACCTTTTCCAGCCGTATCGAAGCTGAGATGGCCCAGGGGATTTTGGAGGGTGAAGGCATCGAGGCTGTCGTTATGGCCGATGACGCCGGCGGGGCTTATCCCATGCTCCAGTTCGTCCGGGGCGTGAAACTCTTTGTGGCC
This sequence is a window from Desulfobaccales bacterium. Protein-coding genes within it:
- a CDS encoding nucleotidyltransferase domain-containing protein gives rise to the protein MSQIGFFGSYARGDWGVGSDLDLIIIVAGISQPFEMRPSAFDTLELPVPTDILVYTREEWNTLKQKRNFFQKLDRETVWIYPSNNPS
- a CDS encoding DUF2007 domain-containing protein — its product is MNFDDAVVLETFSSRIEAEMAQGILEGEGIEAVVMADDAGGAYPMLQFVRGVKLFVAAEDEARAKEILAAMADGGDLIIEP
- a CDS encoding HEPN domain-containing protein; this translates as MPSRAGDWFNQALRDLEQAQDSRAAGRHEWACFAAQQAAEKAVKALHLHFGQEAWGHVIARLLQELPAAVTPPGDLIEKSRVLDNFYIPARYPNSHPQGAPFEHYGSLQSETAVTYAREIIEFSRAQMA